Proteins from one Sphingomonas sp. HF-S4 genomic window:
- a CDS encoding alpha/beta hydrolase, translated as MATALALPGNLSLVEISAAASAPWRDLFAAPRQEHVPYRANTLAERNLLGARLDSAVTRAEGAVLLVAEGASCFATAWWARLSPAPYVSRVAGALFFDPIAQEEESVESLLDTFASPRTRLPFPSIVLGRDDRRSALAARVEALAEGWGSGVIAGARSDAPRPLRRTRGIIERFTAGVVAREVRTGRALMGRLRSV; from the coding sequence ATGGCGACTGCGCTGGCGCTTCCCGGGAACCTCTCGCTCGTCGAAATCTCGGCGGCCGCTTCGGCGCCATGGCGCGACTTGTTCGCCGCGCCGCGCCAGGAGCATGTCCCCTATCGCGCGAACACGCTCGCCGAGCGCAACCTGCTCGGTGCACGGCTCGATTCGGCGGTGACTCGGGCCGAGGGCGCGGTGCTGCTCGTCGCCGAGGGCGCAAGTTGCTTCGCCACGGCGTGGTGGGCGCGGCTTTCTCCCGCTCCCTATGTGTCGCGAGTCGCGGGCGCCTTGTTCTTCGATCCGATCGCGCAGGAGGAGGAGAGCGTCGAGTCGCTGCTCGACACCTTCGCCTCGCCGCGCACCCGCCTGCCGTTCCCGTCGATCGTGCTGGGCCGCGACGACCGGCGCTCGGCGTTGGCGGCACGCGTGGAGGCGCTGGCCGAGGGCTGGGGAAGCGGCGTGATCGCCGGCGCGCGCAGCGACGCGCCGCGACCGCTCCGCCGCACGCGCGGGATCATCGAGCGGTTCACCGCGGGTGTAGTCGCGCGCGAAGTCCGCACCGGACGCGCGCTGATGGGGCGGCTGCGCTCGGTCTGA
- a CDS encoding HlyD family type I secretion periplasmic adaptor subunit → MNAPILLQPVGPALPAPVATGADPGRDIRTGAFIAALFFIVFLGWAMFARLDAAAYAPGTLVVSGQRQSVQHRDGGVVGKIYVREGQRVERGQLLVQLAAAEVEAQERALGSQAIRLLAQRARLEAEQLGQSRIVAPREFAALPPEDRDEAAAAIRLQQTELQARTSVLAAQRGALGQRVVQAGEQGKGYSDQTVSAGEQLRLIEEQITALKPVADKGFVSQTRMRELERARAELQGRRGQYSASVAQTRGAAKESEIQGLEAERSFRERSAADLRDVDTRLGDVLPRWTAARDQLERTAIRSPATGAVVGLSVFTPGGVISPGQKLMDVVPEQTPLRIQARISPEDADDLSVGQRTLVKFSGLHERTLPNLEGNLTRLSADSFIDEKSGMSYFTGEITVPRAQLQLIQGVRGADFALRAGMPVQVLIPLRKRTALDYALEPLIGSFWSSFREH, encoded by the coding sequence ATGAACGCGCCGATTCTCCTCCAGCCTGTCGGCCCCGCGCTTCCCGCGCCGGTTGCCACTGGCGCCGATCCGGGCCGCGACATCCGCACCGGCGCGTTCATTGCCGCCTTGTTCTTTATCGTTTTCCTCGGCTGGGCGATGTTCGCCCGGCTCGATGCCGCGGCCTATGCGCCCGGCACGCTGGTCGTCTCGGGCCAGCGCCAGTCGGTCCAGCACCGCGACGGCGGCGTGGTCGGCAAGATCTATGTCCGCGAAGGGCAGCGCGTCGAGCGGGGCCAGCTGCTAGTCCAGCTCGCCGCCGCCGAAGTCGAGGCGCAGGAGCGTGCGCTCGGTTCGCAGGCGATCCGGCTGCTCGCCCAGCGCGCCCGGCTCGAGGCCGAGCAACTCGGCCAAAGCCGGATCGTCGCGCCGCGCGAATTCGCCGCGCTCCCGCCCGAGGATCGCGACGAGGCGGCCGCGGCGATCCGCCTCCAGCAGACCGAGCTCCAGGCGCGCACCTCGGTGCTCGCCGCGCAGCGCGGTGCGCTCGGCCAGCGCGTCGTCCAGGCGGGCGAGCAGGGCAAGGGCTATAGCGACCAGACCGTCTCCGCCGGCGAGCAGCTCCGGCTGATCGAGGAGCAGATCACTGCGCTCAAGCCCGTTGCCGACAAGGGCTTCGTCTCGCAGACGCGGATGCGCGAACTCGAGCGCGCCCGTGCCGAGCTCCAGGGCCGCCGCGGCCAGTACAGCGCCAGCGTCGCCCAGACGCGCGGTGCCGCCAAGGAAAGCGAGATCCAGGGGCTCGAGGCCGAGCGCAGCTTCCGCGAGCGTAGCGCCGCCGACCTGCGCGATGTCGACACGCGCCTCGGCGACGTCCTCCCGCGCTGGACCGCGGCGCGCGACCAACTCGAGCGCACTGCGATCCGCTCCCCCGCTACCGGCGCGGTGGTCGGCCTGTCGGTATTCACTCCCGGCGGCGTCATATCGCCCGGGCAGAAGCTGATGGACGTGGTGCCCGAGCAGACCCCGCTGCGCATCCAGGCGCGGATCTCGCCCGAGGATGCCGACGACCTGTCGGTCGGCCAGCGCACCTTGGTCAAATTCTCCGGGCTGCACGAGCGAACCTTGCCCAATCTCGAAGGCAATCTCACGCGGCTCTCCGCCGACAGCTTCATCGACGAAAAGAGCGGGATGAGCTATTTCACCGGCGAGATCACCGTGCCGCGCGCCCAGCTCCAATTGATCCAGGGCGTGCGCGGCGCCGACTTCGCACTGCGCGCCGGCATGCCGGTCCAGGTGCTGATTCCTCTACGCAAGCGCACCGCGCTCGATTATGCGCTCGAACCGCTGATCGGCAGCTTCTGGTCGTCGTTCCGCGAGCATTGA
- a CDS encoding type I secretion system permease/ATPase → MRAALALCRRHFLAAAGFSALVNLLYIVPTLYMLQVYDRVVPTQGVQTLFFLTLVLLFALATLSLLDRVRARLLVRAGVQLDATLAPLILDATLGRPDLPIARQALREFDTMRGTLTGAGILALFDAPWVPIYILVCFMVHPWLGLVAILGCSVLPLIAWLNERATRSRLDRAQMIASASYANQDALLASSDSIRALGMRRAMVARQLRQREAMLAAQTEASFATGSYLTATKFTRLALQSLALGLGALLAVDNLISGGAIFAASFLIARALAPIEQLIGTWKTIAQGRQSYHSLTALLEGEGIHPEPTRLPPPQGAVLLEGVTVLNEARDGAILSAVSLRIEPGEVVAIIGPSGAGKSTLARAIAGALSPDRGTIRLDGADTRDWDPEQLARHIGYLPQDSALFAGSVAENIARFAGELGEDRAAVDAAVVAAAGKVGADPLIRRLPSGYDHQLKLGGRGVSAGQAQRIALARAVYGDPRILILDEPNAHLDSEGDAALVAALAALKTDGRTILIVSHKLGILPVVDKILLLRDGRAEMYGPRDEVMAKIAPPNLRQVTPPTAKANG, encoded by the coding sequence ATGCGCGCCGCACTGGCGCTGTGCCGGCGGCATTTCCTTGCGGCGGCGGGGTTCAGCGCGCTGGTCAACCTGCTCTACATCGTGCCCACGCTCTACATGCTGCAGGTCTATGACCGCGTCGTGCCGACCCAGGGCGTACAGACCCTGTTCTTCTTGACGCTGGTACTGTTGTTCGCGCTGGCGACGCTGTCGCTGCTCGATCGCGTCCGCGCGCGACTGCTGGTGCGCGCCGGGGTTCAGCTCGATGCCACGCTCGCGCCGCTGATCCTCGACGCGACGCTCGGCCGGCCGGACCTGCCGATCGCGCGCCAGGCGTTGCGCGAATTCGATACGATGCGCGGCACCCTCACCGGCGCAGGCATCCTCGCGCTGTTCGATGCGCCCTGGGTGCCGATCTACATCCTCGTCTGCTTCATGGTGCACCCCTGGCTCGGCCTCGTCGCGATCCTCGGCTGCTCGGTGCTGCCGCTGATCGCCTGGCTCAATGAGCGCGCGACGCGCAGCCGGCTCGATCGGGCGCAGATGATCGCCAGCGCTTCCTATGCCAATCAGGATGCGCTGCTGGCTTCGAGCGACAGCATCCGCGCGCTCGGCATGCGCCGCGCGATGGTCGCCCGCCAGCTCCGCCAGCGCGAGGCGATGCTCGCCGCGCAGACGGAGGCAAGCTTCGCCACGGGCAGCTACCTCACCGCCACCAAGTTCACCCGGCTCGCGCTTCAGTCGCTCGCGCTCGGGCTCGGGGCGCTGCTCGCGGTCGACAATCTCATCTCGGGCGGCGCGATCTTCGCCGCCTCATTCCTGATCGCCCGGGCACTCGCCCCGATCGAGCAGCTGATCGGTACCTGGAAGACGATCGCCCAGGGCCGGCAAAGCTATCACAGCCTGACTGCGCTGCTCGAGGGCGAGGGCATCCATCCCGAGCCGACCCGGCTGCCGCCGCCGCAAGGCGCGGTGCTGCTCGAGGGCGTGACCGTGCTCAACGAGGCACGCGACGGCGCGATTCTCAGCGCGGTGTCGCTGCGGATCGAGCCCGGCGAAGTCGTCGCGATCATCGGGCCCAGCGGTGCAGGCAAGTCGACGCTCGCCCGCGCCATTGCGGGGGCGCTGTCGCCCGATCGCGGCACGATCCGGCTCGACGGCGCCGATACCCGCGACTGGGATCCCGAGCAGCTTGCCAGGCATATCGGCTATCTTCCGCAGGATTCCGCGCTGTTCGCCGGCTCGGTCGCAGAGAATATCGCGCGCTTCGCCGGTGAGCTCGGCGAGGACCGGGCCGCAGTCGATGCCGCGGTGGTCGCGGCGGCAGGCAAGGTCGGCGCCGATCCGCTGATTCGCCGGCTTCCGAGCGGCTATGACCATCAGCTCAAGCTCGGCGGACGCGGCGTCTCCGCGGGGCAGGCGCAGCGCATCGCGCTCGCCCGCGCAGTCTACGGCGATCCGCGTATCCTGATCCTCGACGAGCCCAATGCGCATCTCGACAGCGAGGGCGATGCCGCGCTGGTGGCCGCGCTGGCCGCGCTCAAGACGGATGGGCGGACCATCCTGATCGTGTCGCACAAGCTCGGCATCCTGCCGGTGGTCGACAAGATTCTCCTCCTGCGTGACGGCCGTGCCGAAATGTACGGGCCGCGCGACGAAGTCATGGCCAAGATCGCGCCACCCAATCTACGCCAGGTGACGCCCCCCACGGCAAAGGCAAACGGATGA